CCGACAGCCGTCTCCGGCTCGGAGAACGCCGCCACCACGTGCCGCCCGTCCGGCGTCACCGCGCAACCATTCACACCCGCCCCGTCGCCCTTCAGCGTGGCCACCTCTCGTCCCGTTTCCAACTCCCACACCTTCAGCGATCCGTCGGAGGACGCCGACACGACATGCCGCCTGTCCGGCGTCACCGCGCACCCCGTCACCCAGCCCCCATGGCCCTCCAGTTCGGCCGACTCCTGCCCCGTCTCCCATTCCCACACCTTCAGTGTCCTGTCTCCGGAAGCCGACACGACACGCTGCCCATCCGGCGTCACCGCGCATCCATTCACCCTTTCCCCGTGGCCCTTCAGCTCAGCCACCACCCGCCCTGTCTTCCACTCCCACACCTTCAGGAGCCCGTCCTCGGACGCCAACAGCACGTGCCGACCGTCCGGCGTCACCGCGCACCCATTCACACTCGTCCCGAGCCACTTCAGCTCGGCCACCTCCCGCCCCATCTCCCATTCCCATACTTTCGTCTTGCCCCAGGACACGGAGACCACGTGCCGCCCGTCCGGCGTCACCGCACAGCCATTCACCCCCTCATCGTGTCCCTTCAGCAAGGCCACTTCCCGCCCTGTCTCCAGTTCCCACACCTTCAGCGTCCTATCTCCGGAGGCCGAGACCACGTGCCGACCGTCCGGCGTCACCGCGCACCCCGTCACACTCGCCTCGTGGCCCTTCAGTGTGACGACCTCCCGCCCTGACTCCCACGCCCAAACGGTCAACGTGCCGTCCTCGGACGCGGACACCACGTGCCGCCCGTCCGGTGTCACCGCGCAACCCCGTAAAAACGCCCCGTGGCCCTCCAGCGTGGCCACCTCCCGTCCCGTCTCCACGTCCCACACCTTCGTCTTGTTCCAGGACACAGAGACCACGTGCCGCCCGTCCGGCGTCACCACGCACCCATTCACACCCTCCCCGTGGCCCTCCAGCGTGGCCACCACCCGCCCCGTTTCCAGTTCCCACACCTTCAACGAGCCATCATCGGACGCGGACACCACGTGCCGCCCGTCTGGCGTCACCGCGCCCCCATTCACACCCGCCTCGTGGCCCTCTAGCGTGCGCGCATTCCCTCCTGTCTTCACGGGATGCCGCAGACGAAGCGCGGGCAACCCGTCTGGAAAGCACAACGTCTTTTCAATCCGCGTTTTCGCCCACCCCGAGGAGCGCAGCCGGTTGTAGACAAGCAAGGGCAACGACCCTGGCTCCGTCCTCAAATGATGTGACTCGGCCTGGACAGCACGAAGAAGGGCTCTGGGAATCTCCCGCTCGTCCTCGGGGCCCGCCACCGTTGCCTCCAGCAACGCATCCTCAAGAGAGAGAACTCCAGCCACCCGGCACCTCTCCGCGAGGTAGCCCAGGTGCGTAAAGAGCCGGAGCGCCTGCTCCCATCTGTCGATTGTCAGCCAATGAGTCACGCCATGGCGCAAGGCATAGCTCCAGCGAAAGCTCCGGGCAGAACTCTCTGACGACGGCTGGCACAGGTATTCCGCCAATCGCCGGTGCACATTCCGCTCCCGCTCGCGGCCGAGCTTCGACAGGATGAAGCTCCGGAAAGATTCGTGGAAGGGCCGCCAGGCCTTCTCGCCTCTCTCGTGCCCCGACTCCTCGAGGAGGAACGAGCGCGCCACTCGCAGGAAGCGATCACCGTCCGCCCCGTCCTTCCACTGGGCTACCTCCGCGAGGAGCGACAATGGCAGTGCCTCGCGCGCCACCGCCACCACGCCCAGGCCCTCGATCACCAGCTTGCGAAGCTCACCGGGCAGTTGCTGGATTCGCACCCAGCTCTCATCGAGCAGCGCTTCCAGACCCCGCGGCAGCAATTCAGCCCGCCGATTCGCCACGGGCTGCTCCTGCAACCACTCCGCCAACTTCACTGCGTAGAGCACGTTGCCTTCGGCCCGCTGCACGGCCTCTTTCACGAAGGCCGGTGTCAGCGGAGGCAAGAAACGGGGCGCCAAGTGCTCCCAGTACTGGCGCACCACGTTCTTGTTCGAACCTGCCCACCGCTCGCCATCCAAGTCGATGATACGAACGCCATCCCGCGCCTCTAGCCAGCTCAGGTTCGGGTACGTGGGCTTCGAGGCGCATAGGAACTTCACCCCGGATGGCAATACATGCGGCAGGAAGCGACTCAGCGGGTTGGAGCCATCCGGTTCCCCTTCGACCTCGTCGAGACCATCCACCACCAGCACCAGCCGCTCATTGCGAGACTTGAGCCTCTGCTCCGAGACCCGCTGCAATAGCTCCCGCAGGCGCGACTCGGGCCGGGCCGTCGAGTCGGCCAGTTCCGGGTACAGCATCTCCACCTGCGCCACGAGGTTGCGCTTCACCACCTCGGGCCGGTCCCAGTCCTCCACGCCGCGCCGGAGGAAGTGGTGTGGCGGCACCGGCAGCCCCGCGCTCTCCCGCTGCTTCAACCACTCGGCCAGCAGCGCGCTCTTGCCCATCCCTGGCCCGCCCTTGACCAGTACCCACCCACGCAACGCACCACCCAACAGAAGCTCATTCAACTCGGCCATCACGTCCGCTCGTCCGAGCAGTGACTCGTGGCGCCCCCGTTCAGCCTGGAAGTCGATGATGTCGCTGGCCATGCCGACCCAACATGTTACCAGAGTGCGCCTGACTCCTCACGATACGAGCCATCCATGTGCCGACCTCGAAGACGGAGAGGAACGAGATGTCTCGCTTCGGGGAGCTGGTGTTCGTGTGGATGTTGACCCGTGCGAAGGGGAAGGGCGCGCGCAGTGACGTGCCCCGCACCCTCAACCCCTTCGTCGAGCACCGCTAGAGCGGCGGCGAGTGGAGCACGCACCTCGACAAGACGCTCGCGGCGCTGCGCCCTCAGAAGCAGGACCCCGGAGACCCACCGCATTGTCGGGCGCGCTCTTCGCGAACTTGTCCAACCGTTGGACAACTTTTTGAAGAACGTGCCCGGCGGGCGTCAGGAACGCTTCGCGGTCTTGTTCCCGGGCCACACGGAGCGGAGCGTGCCCGCGAGCGCCCGGAGTGCATCGGCGCGGGGAAAACCCGGGCGCCACACCAGGGCGAGCGTACGGCTCGGCGACGGGTCCGCGAAGGGCCGCACCACGAGCTGGCCCAGCCGGTTCTCGATGGGCACCGAGAGCGCGGGCAGCAGCGTGACGCCCCCCGCGCCCGACATCACCATCTGCGCCAGCGTCGTCAGACTGGTGGCCCGGAAGTCCACCTCGCGCGCTCCGATGCGCGTGCACAGCGCGAGCGCCTGTCCCCGGAAGCAGTGGCCGTCCTCCAGCAGCAGCACGTTCTCCTCATCCAGGTCCCGGAACTGCACCTGTTTCTTCTTCTCCAGCGGGTGCCCCGGTGGCGCCGCCACGACGAAGGGATCCTCCGAGATGATCGCGTGCTCCACCTCCCCCACCTCGGGCACGAGCGCCAGCAGGGCCGTGTCCAGCCGTCCCTCCTCCAGGTCGCGCACGAGCACCTCCGTCTTGTCCTCGCGCAGGCGAAGCTGGAGCCGGGGGTACTGCTTCACCAGCGCGGGGATGACCTCGGGCAGCACGTAGGGCGCGATGGTGGGGATGACCCCCAGGGTCAGTGGCCCCGCGAACGGATCCGACAACCGTGACGCGGCGGACAGGATGTCCCCGGCCTCGGTGAGCACCTTGCGCGCCCGCCCCACCAACTCCTCGCCGGCGGGCGTCAGCATCACCCGGCGCTTGTCCCGCTCGAAGAGCTTCACCCCCAACACGGCCTCGAGCTGTTGAATCTGCGCGCTCAGGGCGGGCTGGGAGACGTGGCACCGCTCGGCCGCCCGCCGGAAGCCGAGCAGGTCCGCGACGGCGACGAGATACTCCAACTGCCTCAGGGAGATGTCGTTCAGGGAGGGCATGGGCTCTGGAACAACTGATAGCCCCACCCTATCAATCCCATCGGCACGATGTCTTGGGCAACTCAGTGCGAACTCTCTACTTTCCCCCACGTCACAAACGCACTGACGCCACTCGCAGGAGAAATCGCGTGTCCAATCGTCCCCGCTTGACCACCGAGGCCGGAGCTCCGGTCGCCGACAACCAGCACTCGCAGACCGCCGGCGCCACGGGCCCGGTGCTCCTGCAGGACCATCACCTGCTGGAGAAGCTCGCCCGCTTCAACCGCGAGCGCATTCCGGAGCGCGTGGTGCACGCGGTGGGCTCGGGCGCCTACGGCTACTTCGAGGTCACGAACCCGGACATCTCGCGCTACACCCTGATGAAGCTCTTCGACACGAAGGGCAAGCGCACCGAGGTCTTCCTGCGCTTCTCCACCGTGGCCGGCTCCAAGGGCGCCCCCGACACCGCTCGCGACCCGCGGGGCTTCGCGGTCCGCTTCTACACCGAGGACGGCAACTGGGACGTGGTGGGCAACAACACGCCCGTCTTCTTCCTGCGCGACGGCATCAAGTTCCCGGACTTCATCCACTCGCAGAAGTACGACCCCTTCACCAACTGCCAGGAGCCCGACAACCAGTGGGACTTCTTCTCCTACTCGCCCGAGGCCACGCACCAGTTCACCTGGCTCTTCGGTGACCGGGGCATCCCCGCCACACTGCGGCACACGGACGGCTTTGGCTCGCACACCTTCCAGTGGGTGAACGCCAAGGGCGAGCGCTTCTGGGTGAAGTTCCACTTCAAGACCGACCAGGGCATCCGCACGCTCTCCAGCGAGGAGGCGGCGGCCATCGGCGGGAAGGATCCGCAGTACCACCAGCGCGACCTCTACACGGCGCTCGCGCGCGGCGAGTACCCCTCGTGGACGCTCAAGGTGCAGGTGATGCCCGAGGCGGACGCGCCCACCTACCGCTTCAACCCGTTCGACCTCACCAAGGTGTGGCCGTACAAGGACTACCCCCTCATCGAGGTGGGCAAGCTGGTGCTCAACCGGGCCCCGGACAACTACTTCGCGGACGTGGAGCAGGCCGCGCTCGACCCGAGCAACTTCGTGCCCGGCATCGGCCCCTCGCCGGACCGCATGCTCCAGGCGCGCCTCTTCGCCTACGGCGATGCGCACCGCTACCGGCTGGGCATCAACCACACCCGGCTGCCGGTGAACTCGCCCAGGGGCGTGCAGGGCGGCGCGCGCAACTACGGCCGTGACGGCGCCATGGCCTTCGACGGCAACGGCGGGCGGAGCAAGAACTACGAGCCGAACAGCTACAACGGCCCCGCGCAGACGGGCGACTCCACGGGCCTCGGCGTCTCCGTCACCGGCCTCACGGGCACCTACGTCCCGGTGCGGCACGCCGAGGACAACGACTTCGTGCAGGCCGGCGACCTCTACCGGCTGATGACCGAGCCGGAGCGCCAGCGCCTCGTGGAGAACATCGCGGGCAGCCTGTCCCAGGTGAGCCGCGAGGACGTCATCGTGCGCTGCATCGCCCACTTCCGCAACGCCGACGAGGAGTACGGCGCGCGCGTGGCCAAGGCCGTCCACGACAAGCGCCGCTCGCGCTGAGCACTCCTCTTCCCCTTCCTCCTTCTCGAGGCACTCCCCATGAAGAACCAGACTCCTGATTCGCAGACGACGGTGACGGACAACGAGGTGATGGCCCTGGCGCGGACGGCGTTCCAGTACGCGAGGGCCGGGGAGACGGCCAACCTGGCGTGGCTCATCGACTCGGGGCTGCCGGCCAACCTCAGCAACGAGAAGGGGGACACCCTGCTGATGCTCGCGAGCTACCTCGGCCAGGAGGGCGCGGCCCTGGCCCTCCTGGAGCGGGGCGCCGACCCGGAGCGCGTCAACGACCGCGGCCAGACGCCCCTGGCCGGGGTGGCCTTCAAGGGGAACACCGCCATGGCCCGGCTGCTGCTGGACCACGGCGCCCAGGTGGATGGCTCGGGACCGGACGGCAAGACGCCCCTCATGTTCGCGGCGATGTTCGATCAGGTGGAGGTGCTCGAGCTGTTGCTCGCGCGCGGCGCCTCGCCGGAGCACAAGGACGCCGAGGGCCGCACGGCGCTCGACTACGCCCGCGCCATGGGGGCCCGCCGCACGCCGGAGCGGCTCACGGAGTGGCTCGCGGTCCGGATGTGACGCGCGTGCGACGCGCGGACGGCACCTCGCCTGACGCCCCGACAGTCGCCGAAACCCGGCTTGACAAAAAATGCGGCCACGCGCACCTTGCGTCGCGTGAGCTTCTTCAGCGCCACGACCACGACGACCACCACCGCCACTCAAACGGCGGGAGTGGACTCGTGCGTGAAGTGAGCTGACGAACGCACGGTTCCCTGCCCCGCCTTCACCGGCCGGGGCGTCCGTGCAAGCGCTCAGTGCTCCGACCGGAAGGCCTCTTTCCCGTATCGGAGTACGCAAATGCTCGACGCACACGACCACCGTTCCCTCGGCCAGCGCCTGGACCTCTTCCACCTGCAGGAGGAGGCGCCCGGCATGGTCTTCTGGCACCCCCGCGGCTACCTGCTCTACCGGCTCATCGAGAGCCGCGTCCGGCAGCAGATGCAACGCGAGGGCTACAGTGAAGTGAGAACCCCCCAAATCCTCGCCCAGCCCATCTGGGAGCGCAGCGGCCACTGGGACAACTTCCGCGAGAACATGTTCCAGCTCGCCGACGAGGGCGAGCGGCACCTCGCGGTGAAGCCGGTGAACTGCCCCGGCCACATCCAACTGGTGCACCGCATGGCGCCCAGCTACCGCGACCTGCCCCTGCGGCTGGGCGAGTTCGGCCTGGTGCACCGCAACGAGCCCGGTGGAGCGCTCCACGGGCTGTTCCGCCTGCGCCAGTTCACCCAGGATGACGGCCACATCTTCTGTGCCGAGGAGCAGATGCGGGAGGAGGTCTTCCGCTTCTGCCGCTCGCTCCAGGCCTTCTACGCCGACTTCGGCTTCGAGCACGTGGAGGTGGCCTTCTCCAGCCGTCCCGCCCAGCGCGCG
The sequence above is drawn from the Archangium gephyra genome and encodes:
- a CDS encoding SIR2 family protein; the encoded protein is MASDIIDFQAERGRHESLLGRADVMAELNELLLGGALRGWVLVKGGPGMGKSALLAEWLKQRESAGLPVPPHHFLRRGVEDWDRPEVVKRNLVAQVEMLYPELADSTARPESRLRELLQRVSEQRLKSRNERLVLVVDGLDEVEGEPDGSNPLSRFLPHVLPSGVKFLCASKPTYPNLSWLEARDGVRIIDLDGERWAGSNKNVVRQYWEHLAPRFLPPLTPAFVKEAVQRAEGNVLYAVKLAEWLQEQPVANRRAELLPRGLEALLDESWVRIQQLPGELRKLVIEGLGVVAVAREALPLSLLAEVAQWKDGADGDRFLRVARSFLLEESGHERGEKAWRPFHESFRSFILSKLGRERERNVHRRLAEYLCQPSSESSARSFRWSYALRHGVTHWLTIDRWEQALRLFTHLGYLAERCRVAGVLSLEDALLEATVAGPEDEREIPRALLRAVQAESHHLRTEPGSLPLLVYNRLRSSGWAKTRIEKTLCFPDGLPALRLRHPVKTGGNARTLEGHEAGVNGGAVTPDGRHVVSASDDGSLKVWELETGRVVATLEGHGEGVNGCVVTPDGRHVVSVSWNKTKVWDVETGREVATLEGHGAFLRGCAVTPDGRHVVSASEDGTLTVWAWESGREVVTLKGHEASVTGCAVTPDGRHVVSASGDRTLKVWELETGREVALLKGHDEGVNGCAVTPDGRHVVSVSWGKTKVWEWEMGREVAELKWLGTSVNGCAVTPDGRHVLLASEDGLLKVWEWKTGRVVAELKGHGERVNGCAVTPDGQRVVSASGDRTLKVWEWETGQESAELEGHGGWVTGCAVTPDRRHVVSASSDGSLKVWELETGREVATLKGDGAGVNGCAVTPDGRHVVAAFSEPETAVGGMLKVWEWKTGRVVAELKGHKGSVTGCAVMPDGGHVVSSSGDGTLKVWEWETGRVVAILEGHRDWVTGCAVTPDGGHVVSSSWDKTLKVWEWETGRVVATMEGHRDWVNGCAVTPDGRHIVSASQDRTLKVWEWETGRVVATLEGHGASVDGCAVTPDGRHVVSASQDRSLKVWTLKTERCLHTLHGVDAFLSVSSMPHVICAGDALGNVWIVEMEPEVPRTSPAATNTPSPGPTMSVSFPKPVLDAYRTHSLALFIGSGLSLGRDVKGNLPTWSQLPLRLLDACERLGSLDAQVIQDWRNLFKGRMSLEFMLAQLGSLRAALGSDYPKALDAIFRPSDAAPGSAHQSVVRLGVRAILTTNYDPLIEEVGETPRRQVYTWRDSDKALRDLESGRNVLLKVHGTAEHHESVVMTELEYHKARSDASYQKILSHLLQGYTFLFIGYGMNDPLDLDLVLKWNADAFKSAARRHYALLKDPSDNERDRYEREYKIRVIPYGDHAQLPAILEEFQRVAAG
- a CDS encoding catalase, translating into MSNRPRLTTEAGAPVADNQHSQTAGATGPVLLQDHHLLEKLARFNRERIPERVVHAVGSGAYGYFEVTNPDISRYTLMKLFDTKGKRTEVFLRFSTVAGSKGAPDTARDPRGFAVRFYTEDGNWDVVGNNTPVFFLRDGIKFPDFIHSQKYDPFTNCQEPDNQWDFFSYSPEATHQFTWLFGDRGIPATLRHTDGFGSHTFQWVNAKGERFWVKFHFKTDQGIRTLSSEEAAAIGGKDPQYHQRDLYTALARGEYPSWTLKVQVMPEADAPTYRFNPFDLTKVWPYKDYPLIEVGKLVLNRAPDNYFADVEQAALDPSNFVPGIGPSPDRMLQARLFAYGDAHRYRLGINHTRLPVNSPRGVQGGARNYGRDGAMAFDGNGGRSKNYEPNSYNGPAQTGDSTGLGVSVTGLTGTYVPVRHAEDNDFVQAGDLYRLMTEPERQRLVENIAGSLSQVSREDVIVRCIAHFRNADEEYGARVAKAVHDKRRSR
- a CDS encoding LysR substrate-binding domain-containing protein — translated: MPSLNDISLRQLEYLVAVADLLGFRRAAERCHVSQPALSAQIQQLEAVLGVKLFERDKRRVMLTPAGEELVGRARKVLTEAGDILSAASRLSDPFAGPLTLGVIPTIAPYVLPEVIPALVKQYPRLQLRLREDKTEVLVRDLEEGRLDTALLALVPEVGEVEHAIISEDPFVVAAPPGHPLEKKKQVQFRDLDEENVLLLEDGHCFRGQALALCTRIGAREVDFRATSLTTLAQMVMSGAGGVTLLPALSVPIENRLGQLVVRPFADPSPSRTLALVWRPGFPRADALRALAGTLRSVWPGNKTAKRS
- a CDS encoding ankyrin repeat domain-containing protein, which gives rise to MKNQTPDSQTTVTDNEVMALARTAFQYARAGETANLAWLIDSGLPANLSNEKGDTLLMLASYLGQEGAALALLERGADPERVNDRGQTPLAGVAFKGNTAMARLLLDHGAQVDGSGPDGKTPLMFAAMFDQVEVLELLLARGASPEHKDAEGRTALDYARAMGARRTPERLTEWLAVRM